The sequence CCCTGGCTCTCGCCCGCCCGCCGGGTCAGCAGCGTCACCCCGTCGGCCACCATGAAGCTGGCGTAGAAGCCGACGCCGAACTGGCCGATCAGGCCCTCCGTCGCGGTGGTGTCCTGGGCGTCCTTCAGCTCCCGCAGGAACTTCGCGGTCCCCGAGTTCGCGATGGTGCCGATGAGTTGGACCACCTCGTCGCGCGACATCCCGATGCCGTTGTCCCGCACGGTCAGCGTGCGGGCCGTCGGGTCGGCTTCGAGGGCGATGTGCAGGTCGGAGACGTCCACGCCGAGGGAGTCGTCGCGGAGCGCTTCGAGCCGCAGCTTGTCGAGCGCGTCGGAGGCGTTGGAGACGAGTTCCCGCAGGAACACGTCCTTGTTGGAGTAGATCGAGTGGATCATCAACTGGAGAAGCTGGCGCGCTTCCACCTGGAACTCGAACGTCTCTGTCGACATTGTCCGTTGGTCCTTCGCAGATCACCGGGTGACGGGTACTGACCGAAGCACTTTAGATCAGCCGCTCCGCCCGCAGCCCGCGGTCCGGACAACAGCCCCGCAGGCCGGGTGCCTGCGGGGCCGTCGGTCGGGCCGGACCACCGGTCAGGCGCGGGCGCCGATCTGGGCCCGCCGCTTGGTGGTTGCCGGTGCACCTCCGGGGAGGGCGAGGGCGAGGTAGTGGTCGAGGGACAGGGGGCCGGGGCCGGCGAACACGATGAGCAGAAGGGTCCAGCAGAACAGGACCGCCGGTTCGCCGCCGTTCTGGATCGGGAGCAGTGCGTGGTGCTGGTGGATGTCGAAGTAGGCGAAGGCCATGGAGCCGGAGCCGACCAGGGCCGCGACGCGGGTCGCCAGGCCGGTCAGGACCAATGCTCCGCCGACGAGTTGGATGACGGCCGCGTAGCCGCCCGGCCAGCTGTCCGCGGCGATCCGGTGGGCGCCGAGCGTCCCGAACAGCGACGCGACACCGTGGCAGAGGAAGAGCAGTCCGACCACGGCACGGAACAGACTGAGCGCGTACGGCCGAGCCTCGTCGAGCCGGGCGACCGGCCCCGACACCGGAGCCGTGGCCGAGGCCGCAGCCGAGGTCGCGCTCGGTTCACGGGCGGCCGCGGACCGGGCCCGGCTCACGTGTAGATCCCGAACTCGTAGAGCGAGTAGCCGTATCCGGTGCCGCGCTGCGTGCCCTGGACCCGGACGTACCGGCCGGTGCCGTTCACGTCGATGTCATCGACGTTGCCGTCCCCGTCGGTGACGGACTTCACCGTCGTCCAGTTGGTGCCGTCCTCCGACGTCTGGATGTCGTACGCCTTGCCGTACGCCGCCTCCCAGTAGAGCTGTACGTGCTTGAACGTGGTGCTCCGGCCGAGGTCGACCTGGAGCCACTGCGGGTCGCTCCAGTCGCTCGACCAGCGGGTGCCGTTGTTGCCGTCCACCGCGTCGCCCGCGGTGCACGGGCAGCCGCCGGTCGGGTCGGTCTGGTACGAGGACGCCGTGGCGGGCTTGTTGAGCGCCACGTTGGTGCCGTCCACCTTCGGGGGCACCACCTTCAGCGACTTCGAGCCGTAGCTCACGTTGCCGTGGTTGTCGGTGGCCTTGACGTACACCTTCCAGACACCCGGCTTGTCGGGCGCCTTCGTGGTGATGGTGTCGCCGTTGACGGTGGAGTCGGCCGGGGTGAGCGCGCCGTTGTTGTCGACGTAGATGCTGCTGTAGAGCACCTGGTAGCTGATCGGGTCGTTCTCGGGGTCCGTGGTGTGGGTGGTGATGGTCACGTTCCCGCCGGTGGGCACGCCGTCGGTGGCGCCGCTGACCGTCATGTCGGTGACCAGCGGGGGCTGGTTGTCGCCCGAGGTGTCACCGCCGTACGCCCGCTTCACGGCGTAGTACGAGGGGCGCTTGAGGCCGTCGGGCACCAGGTTGAACCAGATGCCGCCGAAGTCGTCCTCGTTGCCGTAGTGGAAGAGGGTGGCGCCGAGCGCGACGCCCTGGTGGCTGGTGATGCAGTTCCAGGCGCTCGTGTAGCCATCGGCCTTCTGCTGGTCGGTCGGCTCGTCGGGCACGCCGTTGGCGTCGTTGGGCACCTCCCATGACCCGGCCGGGCCGCCTTCGGTGACGATGTACGGCTTGTTGTAACCGCCCGCCTCCCAGTCCGACTTGACGTTGCAGACGTCCTTGTAGGAGTTGACCGCGTACAGGTCGAGGTCCGGCGCGTCCCGCTTGTAGTACGGCCAGGCGCCGGTCCACGCGTCGGTGGACGTCACCGGGTGGTTCGGGTCGACGGAGTGGATCTTCTGCGCGATCTGGTTGACGAAGGTGACGTACGCGTCGCGCTGCTGTTCCAACGCGTCGCCGCTGTAGCAGTTCTGGAGCCCGAGCACCGACTCGTTGCCGACGTCCCACATCAGCACGCCTGGGTTGTCCTTGTAGGTCTCCACCCACTTGGGGAACTCGGTGAGCATGTCGTTCTTGTAGGTGTCGTCGGTCAGGTAGTTGACGCAGCCGCCGGCGCCGGGGCCGCCGCCGGGCTGGAGCCAGAACCCGGCGATCACCTTGATGCCGTTGGCCGCCGCCGCGTCGAACAGCGGAGCGCTGGTCGCGTCGGTGCCCCAGGTGCGGACCGTGTTGACGCCCATCTTGGCCAGGTCCGGCATGTCCTGTGCCGCGTCGGTCGCCGCCGGCCCCCAGGTGAGTCCCTTCACCTCGTAAGGGGCGCCATCCACGGTGAGCTGCCAATTACCCTGCGAGCCGGTCACCTTGACCACGCTTCCCGCGGCGTGCGCGGCCGGCGCCTGGATCGCGGCGAGTCCCGCGACGGCGAGAGCGGTCGCCGCGAGTGGAGCGACGGCGCGACGCGCCCGTCCCTTCCTGAAAGGTCGCTGCATGTCTTCCTCCTTGGTGCGGATGGGCCCGGTCACGGGTGGCTCACGAGGTAAGTGACGTCAGATGCAGTGCTGTTGACGGGATGGCCGGTCGTGTTGACGACGTGGTCGAACGGCCCGGCGCCGGCGAGCGCAGTACGGCGCGACAGCCGGGAGGAGACGGGCGAAGCCCGAGGAGGTCGAGGAGGAGGAGCGGGCGGGTCGAGGAACGTGGGGGGTTGATGCGAGGGAAGTGCGGGGGTGTGCATAGATCACCTGTGGTGTTGGGGGGACAGGCTGGAACTTGGAGAGCGCTCTCCCGGGGGGTCCGAAGAGACCCGCCCGGGAGAGACCCGCGGACGGGTTACTGGATCAACTCGTAGTTGCTGTCGAGCACGGCGCCCTTGTCGGGCTGGCTCTGGTCATAGCCGTGGTCGTCGCACTGGAGGCCGCCGTTGATGCAGTGGGTGACCATGGCGGACAGCGTCGCGTCGTCCCAGTCCGCGAAGAAGTCGTAGTGGAACGAGAAGCCGGCTCCACTGGACAGGTGGACCTGGGACATGTCGCCGTTGACCGGGAACGCCATCTTGAACTCGATCATCGGCAGCGCGACCGGGTGGTCGGCCGGGCAGACGTTCTCGTTGTCGCCCGTCGCGATCGGATACGCCATGTGGCTCTGGTGGTCCGGCGTGTCCAGGTGGATGCCGTCCCAGCAGCTCGGCGCCTGCAAGCGGATGTTCAGCTGCACGTCAGGGGTGTCGGGGCAGGAGACCGGGATGTCGAAGTTCCCGTAGCTGTCCCCGCACTCCCAACCCTCCACCGTGCCCTTGAGGTTCTTGAACTGGTCCTCGGTCTGCATCGGGTTGCCGACCACGAACCGCAGCCCCTTGGGGAACGGCCGGACGCTGGTGTAGTCGTTCACGCCCGACTTGTAGTAGATCGTCTGCGGGCCGATCGGCAGGATCTTCTGGTCGCCGTTGAACAGACTCGGCATCCAGTACGCCGACTTGTCGCCGGGCGCGTTGCACGTCGTCCCGCTCGCCGCGTCCAGGGACGCGGTGGTCGAGTCGGCGTTGGTGCTGACGTTGCCCATGAACGTGTGGTCGTGCGACTTGCCCGGCTGACCGGGGAAGACGATCGGGTCGTCCGGCAGCGTGTGGGACGGCGCGCACTTCGCCTGGAACTCGTGGAAGTACGCGTGCGGCGGGTCGTACGTCGACGGCGTCACGCCGGTGACCGGCGGGTCGGCCATGATGTAGCCGTCGCCGTCGGGGTCGTCACCCGACGTCTTGGTCGACACCGGCATGTTCATCGGCATCGCCTGACTGCCCTGCTTGGCCGAAACCGCGTGCGCGGCACTCGCCGTGCCGTGCGACGACGGTGCGGCGGAAGCGTTTCCGGTGAGTGCCACCGCGCCGCCGACCGCGGTCAGCGCGAGGGCGATGAGCAGCCCTGGAAGTTTTCTCGACCTGTGTGCCACGGAGACCTCCTCGTTCTCGTGGCTCCGGCGAATATCGCATGGCGGCCGTTCCGCCTCCGGGGTTCCGCTTCCGGGGCGCACGCGGTTCGGCCGCCAGGCCGCGGAGAGTTCGGAGAGCGCTCTCCCGCGTCACGGCATGTTGCGCTCCTGGTTCAGGAGTGTCAACAGTTCTTGAAGTGGGCGCAGGACGGCGGACCTCCGTGCAAGGGCGCCGGAACCGGGCTGGCCTGGTGCTTCACAGGTCATGGTGATTCCGTGAAGAATGTGAAGACAAGGTGAACGACCCGATGCCCGACGTGGTTCCGGTACTTGGTGGCCGTGGGACGGAAGGTGTTGCCGGGGCGTGGAGTTGGGGCGCCGAGGCGGGCGGGACGGGCCCGGAGACGCCGCCTCCGGGCGGTGAGAGGGCGCGCGGTCGAGCCCTGAGCGGCTGACGGCCGGCCACCAACGAACGATAGGACGCCCGGCCGTGAACGGGCGCACCCCGGGGCGGCGTTGGAGAGGTACCGCGCGCCCGCCCCGCCGAGAGGGCCGCGCCACGGGCGCGTGTGCGTACGCCGGCCGTTTCGCGCGGAAGAGGCGCCCGGCGATCCTTCGCGTGGAAGCGCCGGATCGCATACGACCGCGCCGCGCGCTACTCCACCGCGGTGGTCACCGCCAAGGCGGCGTCCCGTACTTCGGGGTCGGGGTGGCGGCGGAGCGCACGCAGGCGGGTGCGCCAGTCGTCGGTCCAGCCGGTACGCCCACCGAGCGCCTCGGTGAGCGCCACGGCGAACTGCCCTGCCGCATGCCCGGATTCGGCGGCGGCGAGCCGGTCCACCGCGGCCAGCAGGGTGAGCGGGTCGCCAGGGCGCCGGGCTGTGGTGAGGCGGGCGCGCAGGACGCCCGCGGTGCGCACGGCCAGCACCGGGCGGCGGGCGTGCAGTGCCGCGAGGTCTTCCAGCGCGCCGATCACAGCGGCCGGCGGCTCGGCGTCGAGGTCGAGCGAGACGGCGGCGAGCCGCACGCCGAACGCCACGAAGTCCGGTTCCGCGCAGAGTATTTCGGCGGCACGCCGGGCCGCGGCGCGGGTGGCCGGGTCGCCGCGGCCCAGCACGTTCGTCGACAGCCGCGTGGTCAGGTGGCCGATCCGCTGCCGGGCCGGCCGGTCCCGTTCGCCCGCCGCGTCCTCTTCCCGTTCCGCGGCGTGCCCGTCGTCGGCGATGAGGCGGGTGAAGGCGTCCAGCAGCGCGGGCGCGCCGCCCGGGTCGGAGGCGAGCGCGACGAGCCCGTCGGAGGCGGCGCGCCAGGTCGTTCGGTTGGTGAGGTCGGTCGTCGCCGCGACCAGGATCGGAGCGGCCTCGGGGTACCACGGCGCCCATGTGCCGATCAGGCCGGTCGCGGTGTCGGCGGTCTCCGCGTCGGCGGACTCCCGTACCCGCGCCACCAGCCGCGCGTAGTGGGCGCGTTCGCCGGACAGCAGCTCGAAGGGCTTGGTGCGCAGGACTGCGGCCTGGGTGGCGGGCGGACCGGCGGCGGCGTCTTCGAGCAACTCCCAGGCGACCGGGGAGCGCAGCAGCCGCGTCGCCGCGAGGGGCACGCAGGCGGCCCGTACGTCCGGGTGCTGCCCGGGCAGGTGGTAGGCCGCGCCCACGACGGCGACGGCGGTGCCGACCGGCAGGCGATCGGCGGCCAGCCGGACCAGTTCCTTGCGGCTGGTGACCTTGGCCGCGGGTGGGGGCGTTCCGTCGACCGCGGGCAACAGCGCGGCACGCAGGACGGCTTCCAGTCCGGAGGGGGTGACGAACCGCGCGGCGCGCCCGGCGGAGTACAGCGCGACCCGGGCGCGGTCGTCGGCTGCGTGCGCGAGCAGGATCGGGAGCGCTTCGGCGGGCCGGTCGGTCCAGCCGAGTGCTCCGAGTGCGGCCTCGGCGAGGACGGTGTCGGTGGAATCGAGGTAGCGGCTGACGACCTGCAGCCCGACTTCAGGGAGTGAGGCCACGAGGCGGATGTGGTCGGCCCGTTCGTGCGGTGGCAGCGAGGCGTCGGCCGCCGCCTTCGCCAACAGGCCCGCCGCGGCGGCCTGCTGGCGCGGCAGCCACCTGCCCGCGCCGTCGGTCGGCGGCAACCAGCGCGCACCGGGGGTGAGGAAGCGCCCGTACGGCGGCCGGTCGCCCAGGAGCGCGTCGAGCAGGTCGGTGCGGCGGTGGGTGAGGACGCGCAGGATCGGGTGGAGAACGGCGGCCGAGGGTTCGAGTTCCAGCACCCGGACGGCCCGCTCGCTCCTGGTCCTGGGGGCGTCCAGCCACAGGTCGACGGCGGTGCGCACCGTGGAGTCGTTCCCGAACTGCACTGCCTGCCACAGGAGTTCCTGCAGCTCCGGCATGCGGTGGGCCCGGCGGCCGAGCGCCCGCGCCAGCGCGAAGGTCAGCGAGTGGTCGACCTTGTCCGCGCCGGC comes from Streptomyces sp. NBC_00448 and encodes:
- a CDS encoding DoxX family protein: MSGPVARLDEARPYALSLFRAVVGLLFLCHGVASLFGTLGAHRIAADSWPGGYAAVIQLVGGALVLTGLATRVAALVGSGSMAFAYFDIHQHHALLPIQNGGEPAVLFCWTLLLIVFAGPGPLSLDHYLALALPGGAPATTKRRAQIGARA
- a CDS encoding discoidin domain-containing protein, whose translation is MQRPFRKGRARRAVAPLAATALAVAGLAAIQAPAAHAAGSVVKVTGSQGNWQLTVDGAPYEVKGLTWGPAATDAAQDMPDLAKMGVNTVRTWGTDATSAPLFDAAAANGIKVIAGFWLQPGGGPGAGGCVNYLTDDTYKNDMLTEFPKWVETYKDNPGVLMWDVGNESVLGLQNCYSGDALEQQRDAYVTFVNQIAQKIHSVDPNHPVTSTDAWTGAWPYYKRDAPDLDLYAVNSYKDVCNVKSDWEAGGYNKPYIVTEGGPAGSWEVPNDANGVPDEPTDQQKADGYTSAWNCITSHQGVALGATLFHYGNEDDFGGIWFNLVPDGLKRPSYYAVKRAYGGDTSGDNQPPLVTDMTVSGATDGVPTGGNVTITTHTTDPENDPISYQVLYSSIYVDNNGALTPADSTVNGDTITTKAPDKPGVWKVYVKATDNHGNVSYGSKSLKVVPPKVDGTNVALNKPATASSYQTDPTGGCPCTAGDAVDGNNGTRWSSDWSDPQWLQVDLGRSTTFKHVQLYWEAAYGKAYDIQTSEDGTNWTTVKSVTDGDGNVDDIDVNGTGRYVRVQGTQRGTGYGYSLYEFGIYT
- a CDS encoding DUF1996 domain-containing protein, yielding MAHRSRKLPGLLIALALTAVGGAVALTGNASAAPSSHGTASAAHAVSAKQGSQAMPMNMPVSTKTSGDDPDGDGYIMADPPVTGVTPSTYDPPHAYFHEFQAKCAPSHTLPDDPIVFPGQPGKSHDHTFMGNVSTNADSTTASLDAASGTTCNAPGDKSAYWMPSLFNGDQKILPIGPQTIYYKSGVNDYTSVRPFPKGLRFVVGNPMQTEDQFKNLKGTVEGWECGDSYGNFDIPVSCPDTPDVQLNIRLQAPSCWDGIHLDTPDHQSHMAYPIATGDNENVCPADHPVALPMIEFKMAFPVNGDMSQVHLSSGAGFSFHYDFFADWDDATLSAMVTHCINGGLQCDDHGYDQSQPDKGAVLDSNYELIQ